From one Bos javanicus breed banteng chromosome 15, ARS-OSU_banteng_1.0, whole genome shotgun sequence genomic stretch:
- the LOC133261277 gene encoding olfactory receptor 51I2-like, with protein sequence MGGILYNSSELPTFTLTGLPGLENSQHWMFLLLGTLYIVSIVGNALILFIVKEEQSLHQPMYYFLSLLSVNDLGVSFSTLPTVLATFCFHLRKISFDSCMAQMFFIHFFSFMESGVLLVMSFDRYVAICNPLRYTTMLTDSRVVCMGLWVITRSFCMVFPLPFLLKRLSFCKANILSHAYCLHPDLIHLPCGDITVNNIFGLFIVVSTFGLDSALILFSYVLILHSVLAIASREERLKTFNTCVSHLCAVLIFYVPMVGVSMTARYGRHAPLLVHTVMSLIYLFVPPMLNPVIYSIKTKEIRRRLVRMLVGTKF encoded by the coding sequence ATGGGAGGTATCCTCTACAACAGCTCAGAGTTGCCAACGTTCACCCTGACAGGGCTCCCAGGGCTGGAGAACTCCCAACACTGGATGTTCTTGCTCCTCGGTACCCTCTACATTGTCTCCATTGTGGGCAATGCCCTTATCCTTTTCATTGTCAAGGAGGAGCAGAGTTTGCATCAGCCTATGTACTACTTCCTATCCCTGCTCTCAGTTAATGATCTAGGTGTGTCTTTCTCCACACTGCCCACTGTGCTAGCCACATTTTGCTTCCATTTAAGGAAGATCAGCTTTGATTCTTGCATGGCTCAAATGTTCTTTATCCACTTCTTCTCTTTCATGGAGTCTGGGGTCCTGCTGGTTATGAGttttgaccgctatgtggccatctgtaaccCTCTGCGCTACACCACCATGCTCACAGATTCCCGTGTTGTATGCATGGGCTTGTGGGTAATTACCCGCAGTTTTTGCATGGTTTTCCCACTGCCTTTCCTTCTGAAGAGGTTGTCTTTCTGCAAGGCCAATATACTGTCCCATGCCTACTGCCTTCATCCAGATCTCATCCACCTTCCCTGTGGTGACATCACCGTCAACAATATTTTCGGTCTCTTCATTGTCGTGTCTACCTTTGGCCTGGACTCTGCACTCATTCTCTTCTCATACGTGCTCATCCTGCATTCTGTACTTGCCATTGCATCTCGGGAGGAAAGGTTAAAGACATTCAACACGTGTGTGTCacatctgtgtgctgtgctcataTTCTATGTTCCCATGGTTGGTGTGTCCATGACTGCCCGCTATGGGAGGCATGCCCCCCTACTTGTGCACACAGTCATGTCCCTCATTTACCTCTTTGTGCCTCCCATGCTCAACCCTGTCATCTATTCCATCAAAACCAAAGAGATTAGAAGGAGGCTTGTTCGAATGCTAGTGGGAACCAAGTTTTAA